Below is a genomic region from Paenibacillus rhizovicinus.
GCGACATTTCGTTGACTTGCCAGCCGGGCGAGACGATCGGCATTATCGGTTCTACGGGCTCAGGGAAGAGCACGCTCGTCAGCTTGATCCCGCGGTTCTATGATGCGTCGTCGGGAACCGTAACGGTAGACGGCACGGACGTTCGGGAAGTGGATCCGAAGAAGCTGCGGGAACGGATCGCCATCGTCCCTCAGAAGACGGTGCTGTTTACCGGCACGATCCGGGAGAATCTGCTGTGGGGCAAAGAGGACGCGACCGAAGAGGAGCTGCTTCTTGCGGCGAAAATGGCTCAAGCCCACGAGTTTATCGAAACGTGCCCGGAAGGTTACGAAACGAAACTCGGGCAGGGCGGGGTCAACCTGTCGGGCGGCCAGAAGCAGCGGCTCTCCATCGCGAGGGCGCTCGTGCGGAAGCCGTCCATCCTCATTCTGGACGATTGCACGAGCGCGGTCGACGCCGCGACGGAGTCGCGCATCAAAGCGGCTTTGCGCGAGTACGCGCAAGGGCTGACCTGCTTGCTGATCGCCCAGCGGATCTCGTCCGTCATGGACGCCGAGCGGATCGTCGTGCTCGACAACGGGGAAATCGTCGGCTCCGGCACGCATGACGAGCTGCTGCGGGATTGCCGCGCGTATCAGGAAATCTACCGGTCGCAGACCGGCAAGGAGGCGGAGGCCAATGTCTGACCGCGACGAGAACAAAGGAGGACGGCCTTCCGGCGCAGCGCAGACGCAAGCCGGGCCGCCTCCGCTGAACATGCCGGGCCGAGGAGGACCGATGGGCCGCGGGGGTCCGGTCGTCAAACCGAAGAATTTGAAAGCAACGCTTAGACGGTTGTGGACGTATTTCGGCAATGAGCGCAAGCTGCTCTCGGTCATCTTCCTGATCGTGCTGGTCGATTCCGTCATTATGCTGGCGTCCCCATACCTCATCGGGGTGTCCATTGATGCCATGACGGCGCAGGACGGCGGAGGCGTTGATTTCGGCTTGCTGGAAATCGCGCTGCTCACGCTCGTCGTTTCCTACATCGCGGACGGCGGCTTGACGTTCCTGCAGGGCTGGCTGATGGCAGGCGCCTCGCAGCGCATCGTCGGCAGGCTGCGGACCTCGCTGTTCGAGAAGCTGCATAAGCTGCCGATCCGGTTCTTCGACATGCGGACGCACGGCGACCTCATGAGCCGGATGTCCAACGACATCGACAACGTGAGCAACACGGTCGCGCAGTCGGCCGCGCAAGTGATGTCGGGCTCGATCGCCATCGTCGGCGCGCTCGTCATGATGCTCGTTCTGAGCCCGCTGCTTACGCTCGCTAGCTTGATCACAGTGCCCGCGGTCTATTGGCTCGCCCGCTCGATCGCCCGTTCGACGGCTCCGCTGTTCAAGGAGCAGCAAAGCAAGCTGGGCAAATTGAACGGCCATGTCGAGGAGACGATCTCCGGCATCCAAATCGTCAAAGCGTTCAACCGCGAGGACAAGGCGATCGCCGAGTTCGACGCCGTTAACGAAGAGCTGTGCCAGGTCGGCATTAAAGCGCAAATCCGTTCGGGCTTCCTGATGCCGATCATGAACGTGATCAACAACCTGGGCTTCGCGGCCGTGGCGATTGTCGGCGGCCTGCTCGCGGTCAACGGCCATATCACGGTCGGCGTCATTGCGAGCTTCCTCAGCTACTCCCGCCAATTCGTGCGGCCGCTCATCGATCTGGGGAACCTGTTCAACGTGCTGCAATCCGGCGTGGCCGGCGCGGAGCGGGTGTTCGAGGTGCTCGACGAGCAAGAAGAGCCGGCCGATCCGCCGGGAGCGGTGGCGTTCAGCAATCCGCGCGGCCGCGTCGTCTTCGACAACGTCTCGTTCGGGTACCGTGCGGACGTGCCGATCCTTCGCGATGTCAGCTTCGTCTCGGAAGCGGGAACGAGCACGGCGTTGATCGGCCCGACGGGGGCCGGCAAGACGACGATCGTCAATTTGCTGACGCGCTTCTACGACGTGACGGCCGGATCGATTACGATCGACGGCCGGGATATCCGCGAGTATACGAAGGACAGCCTGCGTCAGGCGTTCGGCATCGTGCTGCAGGATACGTATCTGTTCGCCGGCACGATCCGCGACAATATCAAATACGGGAAGCCGGACGCGACGGACGAAGAGCTGGAGCGCGCGGCCTCCCTTGCGAACGCGGCGACGTTCATACGGCGGCTGCCTTTGCGGTACGATACCGTGCTGGCCGAGAACGGCAGCAACCTGAGCCAAGGGCAGCGGCAGCTGCTGGCGATCGCGCGGGTCATTCTAGCCGATCCGTCCATTCTCATTCTGGACGAGGCGACGAGCAGCATCGATACCCGGACGGAGCTGCATATCCAGGATGCGCTGAAAGGCGTGCTCCAAGGACGCACGAGTTTCGTCATTGCCCATCGGCTCAACACGATCCGCGATGCGGACACGATCATGGTCATCGCGCACGGAAATATCGTGGAGCGAGGCTCGCACGACGAGCTGATGAAGCGCGAAGGCGTGTATTACGAGATGTTCTCGAATCAGTTCGGCGCGGTGCTGAGCGGATAGCGGGGACGGCGCTTTAGTTGGAAGCGCACGGACACGGGCATCACGTTTCAATAATCGGCTTCAGTATGGAAAACGAGCTTGAGTATGGAAAACGAGCTTGAGTATGGAAAACGAGAGCTTCAGTATCGAAGAAAAGACGATCCAGCGGCGCTGCAAGGCGCTGCGGATCGTCTTTTTGGTACAGCCATGACCGGCGTGCGGCATTACCATAGCGCGCTA
It encodes:
- a CDS encoding ABC transporter ATP-binding protein — protein: MSDRDENKGGRPSGAAQTQAGPPPLNMPGRGGPMGRGGPVVKPKNLKATLRRLWTYFGNERKLLSVIFLIVLVDSVIMLASPYLIGVSIDAMTAQDGGGVDFGLLEIALLTLVVSYIADGGLTFLQGWLMAGASQRIVGRLRTSLFEKLHKLPIRFFDMRTHGDLMSRMSNDIDNVSNTVAQSAAQVMSGSIAIVGALVMMLVLSPLLTLASLITVPAVYWLARSIARSTAPLFKEQQSKLGKLNGHVEETISGIQIVKAFNREDKAIAEFDAVNEELCQVGIKAQIRSGFLMPIMNVINNLGFAAVAIVGGLLAVNGHITVGVIASFLSYSRQFVRPLIDLGNLFNVLQSGVAGAERVFEVLDEQEEPADPPGAVAFSNPRGRVVFDNVSFGYRADVPILRDVSFVSEAGTSTALIGPTGAGKTTIVNLLTRFYDVTAGSITIDGRDIREYTKDSLRQAFGIVLQDTYLFAGTIRDNIKYGKPDATDEELERAASLANAATFIRRLPLRYDTVLAENGSNLSQGQRQLLAIARVILADPSILILDEATSSIDTRTELHIQDALKGVLQGRTSFVIAHRLNTIRDADTIMVIAHGNIVERGSHDELMKREGVYYEMFSNQFGAVLSG